In the genome of Amyelois transitella isolate CPQ chromosome 25, ilAmyTran1.1, whole genome shotgun sequence, one region contains:
- the LOC106140026 gene encoding retinol dehydrogenase 12-like, which translates to MFVNICCVLSFLSKILLYVALTATIIVIVLKLWLEPTKGVCRCKTKLKGKVALVTGGNSGIGLETARDLARRGARVIIASSNDEKSKLAVKDIIATTGNINVEYRHLDLSKFRSVTKFAEDFKKTVNRLDVLVNNAGFAGAETITEDGMNVVMQINYLGPFLLTSLLIDKLIESRPSRIVIVTSCAHQVSYFDPEDLPGLKDLFCSVKIKGYDVIFKDNATMWFRYANSKLCDVLWTKALSKRLPSGVTVNCLHPGVVYTNIFNNVHPVIRIPVLAMIKYAFFKNAEEGAQTTIHLCVSSDVENVSGEYFSDCKVSQMSRKASDNNLVDKVWNDTIKLIQKTTNCDPRLLSRLKSSK; encoded by the coding sequence ATGTTTGTTAACATTTGTTGTGTGttatcatttttatcaaaaatcctCTTATACGTCGCCCTGACGGCTACTATTATTGTTATCGTATTAAAGTTATGGCTCGAACCAACTAAAGGTGTCTGCAGATGCAAAACGAAGCTCAAAGGCAAAGTGGCTCTCGTGACTGGTGGAAATTCAGGCATAGGATTAGAAACAGCAAGAGATCTAGCCAGGAGAGGAGCAAGAGTAATTATCGCCAGCTCTAATGACGAAAAATCTAAGTTAGCTGTTAAAGATATCATAGCTACAACTGGAAACATAAACGTCGAATACAGACATTTAGATTTATCTAAATTCAGAAGTGTTACAAAATTCGCTGAAGATTTCAAGAAAACAGTTAATCGATTAGATGTTTTAGTTAATAATGCGGGTTTTGCCGGTGCAGAAACTATAACTGAAGATGGAATGAATGTAGTTATGCAAATCAACTATTTGGGGCCGTTTTTACTTACATCTCTACTTATTGATAAGTTAATTGAATCAAGACCGAGTAGAATTGTCATTGTTACTTCTTGTGCCCATCAAGTTTCCTATTTCGATCCTGAAGATCTACCTGGATTGAAAGACTTGTTTTGTAGCGTTAAAATTAAAGGTTacgatgttatttttaaggaCAACGCTACTATGTGGTTTAGATATGCCAATAGTAAATTATGTGACGTGCTTTGGACTAAAGCCTTGTCAAAGAGATTACCTAGTGGTGTCACAGTGAATTGCTTGCATCCTGGTGTTgtttatacaaacattttcAACAATGTTCATCCTGTTATAAGAATTCCAGTATTGGCAATGATTAAGTATGCATTTTTCAAGAATGCAGAAGAAGGTGCACAAACAACAATTCATTTGTGCGTGAGTTCTGACGTAGAAAACGTGTCGGGGGaatatttttctgattgtaAAGTTAGTCAAATGTCTAGAAAGGCGAGTGATAATAATCTAGTGGATAAAGTTTGGAATGACACTATTAAATTGATTCAAAAGACGACTAATTGTGATCCTCGGCTTTTAAGCCGATTGAAAAGTtcgaaatag
- the LOC106142750 gene encoding retinol dehydrogenase 12-like, with protein sequence MLEVLFFVFTCLVKVIISVSLFVIVFTIAWRIFIEPKKGTCKCTTRLDNKVALITGGNSGIGLETARDLASRGARVIIASSNEQKSKIAVEDIKSTTGNPNVEYKHLDLSKFKSIRDFTEDFNKTVDRLDILVNNAGFVGADKITEDGMNNVMQINHLGPFLLTSLLLEKLIKCKPSRIVIVSSCIHLASYFDDNDLAGLNNLYLNILFKYANSKLCNVLWTKALSKRLPRGVTVNCLHPGPVKTNLFNHFYPIFENIILAIMNILFKNPKEGAQTTIHLCVSPDLDNISGEYFVDCKITSPSKKAKNNDLVEKVWNNSVELTKYE encoded by the coding sequence ATGTTGGAGGTtctattctttgtttttacgTGCCTGGTGAAAGTAATCATAAGCGTTTCATTATTTGTAATCGTTTTTACCATCGCTTGGAGGATATTCATCGAGCCGAAGAAAGGTACATGCAAATGTACAACGAGATTAGATAATAAAGTGGCACTTATTACTGGAGGAAACTCGGGAATAGGATTAGAAACAGCTAGAGATCTAGCCAGCAGAGGAGCAAGAGTAATAATTGCTAGCAGTAATGAGCAGAAGTCTAAAATCGCTGTCGAAGATATCAAATCTACAACTGGGAATCCTAATGTGGAATATAAACATTTAGATTTGTCAAAGTTTAAGAGTATCAGAGATTTCACTGAAGATTTCAACAAAACTGTTGATCGTCTGGATATTTTAGTGAATAACGCTGGCTTTGTTGGTGCTGATAAAATCACTGAAGATGGAATGAACAATGTAATGCAAATCAACCATTTGGGACCTTTCTTACtcacaagtttattattagaGAAGCTGATAAAATGTAAGCCAAGCAGAATAGTCATAGTTTCTTCTTGCATTCATTTAGCCTCTTATTTTGACGACAACGATCTTGCTGgattgaataatttatatctcaacatcttatttaaatatgctAATAGTAAATTGTGCAATGTACTTTGGACTAAAGCCTTGTCCAAAAGACTGCCTAGAGGTGTAACAGTTAATTGCTTACACCCTGGCCCAGTTAAAACTAAtctttttaatcatttttatccAATTTTTGAGAATATTATCCTAGCAATCATGAACATCCTATTTAAGAACCCAAAAGAAGGTGCCCAAACTACAATACATCTTTGCGTTAGTCCAGATTTAGATAATATTTCTGGTGAATATTTCGTTGATTGTAAAATTACTTCGCCGTCaaaaaaagcgaaaaacaATGATCTTGTAGAAAAGGTGTGGAATAATAGTGTTGAATTAACGAAATacgaataa